One Hevea brasiliensis isolate MT/VB/25A 57/8 chromosome 5, ASM3005281v1, whole genome shotgun sequence genomic region harbors:
- the LOC110640712 gene encoding ferritin-2, chloroplastic gives MQATMFLRAVPAFSLSTRQGDAAFSPSNGLSSSSLPVPTLLPRRRRNSLVVSAVEQSGLQLTGVVFQPFEEVKKEAFLVPIAPNVSVARQFYEDECEAAINEQINVEYNASYVYHALFAYFDRDNVALRGLAKFFKESSEEEREHAEKLMKYQNIRGGRVKLHSILMPLSEFDHSEKGDALYAMELALSLEKLTNEKLLNLHSVADRNNDAQMMEFIESEFLTEQVEDIKKIAEYVSQLRRVGKGHGVWHFDQMLLHEGDAA, from the exons ATGCAAGCAACGATGTTTCTGAGAGCTGTTCCAGCTTTTTCTCTGTCAACCAGACAGGGAGATGCTGCTTTTAGCCCCAGCAAtggcctttcttcttcttctctcccaGTCCCGACTTTATTGCCAAGAAGGCGAAGAAACAGTCTTGTGGTTTCTGCTGTGGAGCAGAGCGGTTTGCAGTTGACTGGTGTAGTATTCCAGCCATTTGAAGAGGTCAAGAAGGAAGCTTTTTTGGTTCCTATTGCTCCTAATGTTTCTGTTGCTCGCCAGTTTTATGAGGATGAGTGTGAAGCTGCAATAAACGAGCAGATCAA TGTGGAATACAATGCTTCCTACGTATACCACGCCTTGTTTGCATATTTTGACAGGGACAACGTTGCCTTGAGGGGACTAGCCAA ATTTTTCAAGGAATCCAGTGAAGAAGAAAGAGAGCACGCTGAAAAGCTAATGAAGTATCAG AACATCCGCGGAGGGCGAGTAAAACTGCACTCTATACTAATGCCTCTGTCAGAGTTTGATCATTCAGAGAAGGGAGATGCATTGTATG CTATGGAGTTAGCACTGTCTTTGGAGAAGTTGACAAATGAAAAACTGTTGAACTTGCACAGC GTGGCAGATCGAAATAATGATGCACAGATGATGGAATTCATTGAGAGCGAGTTTTTGACAGAGCAG GTTGAAGACATTAAGAAGATAGCAGAATATGTCTCTCAATTAAGGAGGGTGGGGAAAGGCCACG GAGTCTGGCATTTTGATCAGATGCTTCTCCATGAGGGTGATGCTGCATGA